The proteins below come from a single candidate division WOR-3 bacterium genomic window:
- a CDS encoding restriction endonuclease subunit S — protein MRKEKRNMDFNENLLIKIPKGWIQIRLEDILDFIKGKKPKNLGPKDDSRKIPYINIDAFENKVFEQYTDGDGCPLCKKDDILIVWDGARCGLVGRGVEGVIGSTLAKLVSYEIDKSYLFYFLQSKFDYINKRPRGVGIPHVEPDIFWNIDFPLAPLAEQHRIVAKIEELFTKLDAGVEALKKAKEQIKRYRQSVLKYAFEGKLTEEWRKIQNPLVPPLEKGGKGGFADLPKLPEAWRWTNVNDIADKIHYGYTASAIEKPVGPKMLRITDIQNNKVDWKSVPYCQIGPEEKQKYLLNEGDLVFARTGATVGKSYLVKGNIPEAVFASYLIRVILNNQVDRNYVYYFFQSHIYWVQIHKGQIGIGQPNVNSQKLAKIILPLAPFEEQQQIVSEIERRFAVADAVEKVIDNSLKQAERLRQSILKKAFEGKLVPQDPNDEPASELLKRIKESKENMQSQKSKNKGKK, from the coding sequence TTGAGAAAAGAGAAAAGAAATATGGATTTTAATGAAAACCTTCTGATAAAAATTCCAAAAGGATGGATACAGATTAGACTTGAAGATATTTTAGATTTCATCAAGGGCAAGAAACCCAAAAACCTCGGTCCTAAAGATGATAGTCGCAAAATTCCTTACATCAACATAGATGCTTTTGAGAACAAAGTATTTGAGCAATATACAGATGGTGATGGTTGTCCGCTGTGTAAAAAAGATGACATTTTGATCGTTTGGGATGGTGCCCGTTGTGGGCTGGTTGGTAGAGGAGTAGAAGGCGTTATTGGCTCTACATTAGCAAAATTAGTTTCTTACGAAATTGATAAATCATATTTATTTTATTTCTTACAGTCAAAATTTGATTATATCAATAAGCGACCTCGGGGTGTCGGTATTCCTCATGTTGAACCCGATATTTTTTGGAATATTGATTTTCCATTAGCTCCCCTCGCTGAGCAGCATCGCATAGTGGCGAAGATTGAGGAGTTGTTTACGAAGTTAGATGCAGGGGTTGAGGCGTTAAAAAAGGCAAAGGAGCAGATAAAGCGCTATCGCCAATCAGTGCTGAAGTATGCCTTTGAAGGAAAATTGACAGAAGAATGGAGAAAAATTCAAAATCCCCTCGTCCCCCCTTTAGAAAAGGGGGGTAAGGGAGGATTTGCCGATTTACCCAAATTGCCGGAAGCTTGGAGATGGACAAATGTTAATGATATTGCCGATAAAATTCATTACGGCTATACTGCAAGTGCTATTGAAAAACCGGTCGGACCTAAAATGTTGCGGATTACTGACATTCAGAACAATAAGGTTGATTGGAAAAGTGTTCCTTATTGTCAAATTGGGCCGGAAGAAAAACAGAAATATCTTTTGAATGAAGGCGATCTCGTATTTGCCAGAACCGGCGCTACGGTTGGCAAAAGTTATCTTGTCAAAGGAAATATACCAGAAGCAGTTTTTGCATCTTATCTTATTAGAGTTATCCTGAATAATCAGGTCGATCGAAATTATGTGTATTATTTCTTCCAATCCCATATATATTGGGTACAAATTCATAAGGGTCAGATTGGTATTGGTCAACCAAATGTAAATTCACAAAAATTGGCAAAGATTATTTTACCCCTCGCTCCGTTTGAAGAACAACAACAAATCGTTTCCGAGATTGAGCGCAGGTTTGCGGTGGCGGATGCGGTGGAGAAGGTGATTGATAATAGTCTCAAACAGGCAGAGCGTCTGCGTCAGAGCATCCTCAAGAAAGCATTTGAAGGGAAATTGGTACCGCAGGACCCCAACGATGAACCAGCGTCTGAATTGTTAAAAAGAATTAAAGAATCAAAAGAAAACATGCAAAGTCAAAAATCTAAAAATAAAGGGAAAAAATGA
- a CDS encoding TrlF family AAA-like ATPase, which yields MALKCYPKGSEWRKWDLHVHTKSDQGYTFSSNSEVSGREQSDNEYPRVFIEHIYAIDNLGAIAITNHNKADWIDKIIKENENYCQQNRRNKITIFPGVEIESSDGIHLLVIFNPETQIDEVKSNFRKQTWEDTIEHFITATKNLSNPNALKTTEEILEEAEKWDALCIFPHVTNDKGFFKISSGDRKTKIYKHRLTQIFQIPVSGKSDQRYENIVHGKDPNYGNKSITLITSSDAKKLEDIGRNNLWIKADPTFEGLKQIIYEPDERVYIGEEPPRKIERNKIITSLTISKSNRWFNDNYIIPINEEMVSVIGGKGTGKTAILDLIAYATRSYKCYEKDEIKSKSFLKRAYRELKGTNVKVEWDNGNVDEITIGDKLEEATETKVRYLPQDFIDQLCSELGKNEIEEQIENVIFQKIPEEDKSGFANFKDYKNAQLRVINENKNRTKVEIEQINSKIYELNELIKTKSNKLEELKKIESEIIKFEQEKNKVEESLTISNEQRNLKTLSFLNEKKSKLETEISTMNNELRKIEEIRNKINNFEEDAKKFTQEIKDELQTAGITQKHIEQIKVILYPENIKEILSLGENEINMEIRDKKNNLSNILNEINELNKKIKIEKSKLDKINEINKLLSDLKKKKEAINSDIKKIEEAEKILPDLMNQRENFFIHYFELIFEEKEKLRQIYSPLESFLKESGEEQEKRENNERLFAFTVKFNFDTESMAREGDKLIDHTIEGRFRRKEWRVLHEEIEELEFSLNLENNTISEQDKENIKIFVESVKNLFSKDEKEKQYEIANQLRSEYNEQYFFDWLYSTKYYSINYSIKFNGIDLANLSPGLKGVALLILFLELDEEDKRPILIDQPEENLDNRSVYNTLVKYFRKAKKRRQVIIVTHNPNLVVNTDSEQIIVANFDKTATTQPSKIFYVSGSLENTFKDDDVSNLLEKQGIREHICEILEGGKVAFEKREKKYGF from the coding sequence AAAGCAGACTGGATAGATAAAATTATTAAAGAAAATGAGAATTATTGTCAACAAAATCGCCGTAATAAAATAACAATTTTCCCGGGAGTAGAAATAGAAAGCAGTGATGGCATCCATCTGTTAGTAATTTTTAACCCTGAAACTCAAATAGATGAAGTTAAATCAAATTTTAGAAAACAAACATGGGAAGATACTATTGAGCATTTTATTACAGCTACCAAAAATCTATCTAATCCAAATGCCCTAAAAACAACAGAAGAAATTTTAGAAGAAGCTGAAAAATGGGATGCATTGTGTATATTCCCTCATGTAACAAACGATAAAGGATTCTTTAAAATCTCAAGTGGAGATAGAAAAACAAAAATTTATAAGCATAGATTAACTCAAATCTTTCAAATTCCAGTTTCAGGTAAAAGTGATCAAAGATATGAAAATATTGTACACGGCAAGGATCCTAATTATGGAAATAAATCTATTACTCTAATTACTTCAAGTGATGCGAAAAAGTTGGAAGATATAGGAAGAAATAATTTATGGATCAAGGCAGATCCTACATTTGAAGGACTGAAACAGATTATCTATGAGCCAGACGAGAGAGTATATATTGGAGAAGAACCGCCAAGAAAAATTGAAAGAAATAAGATTATAACATCACTCACAATATCAAAATCCAATAGATGGTTTAATGACAATTATATCATACCCATAAATGAAGAAATGGTAAGTGTGATTGGTGGAAAAGGAACTGGGAAAACCGCGATTTTAGATCTTATTGCTTATGCTACCAGAAGTTATAAATGTTATGAAAAGGATGAAATCAAATCTAAATCATTTCTGAAAAGGGCATATAGAGAGCTAAAAGGCACAAATGTAAAAGTTGAATGGGACAATGGAAATGTAGATGAAATAACTATTGGTGATAAATTAGAAGAGGCAACAGAAACTAAAGTAAGATATCTACCACAAGATTTTATTGATCAGTTATGTTCGGAGTTAGGAAAAAATGAAATTGAAGAACAAATTGAGAATGTGATTTTTCAGAAAATTCCCGAAGAAGATAAATCTGGTTTTGCGAATTTTAAGGATTATAAAAATGCTCAATTAAGAGTTATAAATGAAAATAAAAATAGAACCAAAGTAGAAATAGAGCAAATTAATTCAAAAATATATGAACTTAATGAATTAATTAAAACAAAATCTAACAAACTTGAAGAATTGAAGAAAATTGAGTCAGAGATAATAAAATTTGAGCAAGAAAAGAATAAAGTAGAGGAGAGTTTGACAATATCCAACGAACAAAGAAATTTAAAGACACTTAGCTTTCTTAATGAGAAAAAATCCAAATTGGAAACAGAGATTTCAACAATGAATAATGAATTAAGAAAAATAGAAGAAATTAGAAACAAAATAAATAACTTCGAAGAAGATGCAAAAAAGTTTACTCAGGAAATAAAGGACGAACTTCAAACAGCTGGAATTACTCAAAAGCATATAGAACAAATTAAAGTTATTTTGTATCCCGAAAATATTAAAGAGATACTTAGTTTAGGAGAAAATGAGATAAATATGGAAATTAGAGATAAGAAAAACAATTTATCTAATATTCTAAACGAAATTAATGAACTAAATAAAAAGATTAAAATTGAGAAATCAAAACTAGATAAAATTAATGAAATAAATAAATTACTGTCTGATTTAAAAAAGAAAAAGGAGGCTATAAATAGTGATATTAAGAAAATAGAGGAAGCAGAAAAAATATTGCCTGATTTAATGAATCAACGGGAGAATTTTTTTATTCATTACTTTGAATTGATTTTTGAAGAAAAAGAAAAATTGAGGCAAATATATTCTCCATTAGAAAGTTTTCTAAAAGAAAGTGGTGAAGAACAAGAAAAGCGTGAGAACAATGAAAGATTATTTGCATTTACGGTCAAATTTAATTTTGACACTGAGAGTATGGCAAGGGAGGGAGATAAATTAATTGACCATACAATAGAAGGTAGATTCCGGCGTAAAGAATGGCGAGTATTACACGAAGAGATAGAAGAATTAGAATTTTCTCTTAATTTAGAGAACAATACAATCTCCGAGCAGGATAAAGAAAATATAAAGATATTTGTGGAATCTGTTAAAAATCTATTCTCAAAAGATGAGAAAGAAAAACAATATGAAATAGCTAATCAATTACGCAGCGAATACAATGAACAATATTTTTTCGATTGGCTTTATTCCACAAAATACTACAGTATCAATTATTCAATCAAATTCAATGGAATAGATCTTGCTAATCTGTCTCCAGGGCTAAAAGGTGTGGCACTTCTAATTTTGTTCTTGGAGCTTGACGAAGAAGATAAAAGACCGATATTAATTGATCAGCCAGAGGAAAATCTCGATAATCGTTCTGTTTACAATACGTTGGTAAAGTATTTTAGGAAAGCGAAAAAGAGGAGACAGGTAATTATTGTTACTCATAATCCTAATCTTGTAGTAAATACTGACTCTGAGCAAATTATTGTTGCAAATTTTGATAAAACTGCGACAACACAGCCTTCAAAAATCTTCTATGTTTCTGGTTCACTTGAAAATACTTTTAAGGATGATGACGTAAGTAACCTTTTAGAAAAACAAGGTATCAGAGAACATATTTGCGAAATTTTGGAAGGCGGCAAAGTAGCATTTGAGAAAAGAGAAAAGAAATATGGATTTTAA